The following nucleotide sequence is from Scleropages formosus chromosome 4, fSclFor1.1, whole genome shotgun sequence.
CGCTgcctgaaagaaaacaaaccgCTTCTTTAATCTTTAAACATACGAattaaattaaggaaaaaatctttttcGATGCGCAGTAAATTCTTTCGTGCGCACAGTTATTATAAATGTCATATCTTCGCATTTGTGTTGAAATTAAAATCAGGCAATCTATGTAGACTGCTTATGTAAGCTTTGCATGTTTGACAAAAGCAACGGGTACTTAAACGGGGTTTTGGATACTTGTGGATTGACTGTAGGTTCACGGTACGTGTTCAACGGCTCCTAAAGGATGTGTTTGCGTGTGATGTTGGACACGCGATACTGAGTTACTCGTAGTGTTCGGTGTGTGACCTCGAAGTGAGTGGAGCGAGCGGTGGGAACAGAAGATAATTGAATTGGCTGCTGCTGGCTGTACCGTCCATagctgagagagacagagacgcGCACAGGCCTGACTGACAAGTGAGGCGGTGAACGGAACTCGctgctttgctttatttatttctgccttGCGATGAACGTCCCTGCGGTGGTCATCGGGCCGTTTATTCCTGTTTACAAGTGGAGGCTATAAAAATCCTTTTCTCGAGAATGTCATTGTTTGAGCTGGTTTTCGAACTCGTGATGTAGCTGTCTGGCGGTAACATGGTTAGCTAACAGCTAGCTGGCTGTGCTAGGCTAGGTAGCCGCTTGCTGACCGCGGCTCCCTGGTGACCAGTGTGTAAACAGCAGAGTATAACATAGTACAGCACTTTCCTGCACCTTCTGTGACAAAACACCTGACTAGTGTAAAAACAGCAATGGTTGTGAAGCGCACTTCGACCCGCAACGCAATAATAAGCTAATTAATAACCGTAAACGAGCCGCGCGTGTTCgcgattattttttttttatttttttttttgtcccagcTGAATTACACGggatttttcctctcttcatattaattaaaatatgttcaCATACTCTGgaagagaaattattttaaaattgctgtGACGCGAAGGCTACTTCCGGCTGCCGCTGGCCACTCGTCCGGAGTACCTGGTGGTGCTGCGGACACGCTgatcgccgccgccgccgccctcctcctctcttcatTTATTATCATCTTCCTCTTCGTCCTCTGAGCGCGAACGTCTCATTGGTTTCTCGTCTCTTCCAGATGCCGACTATTAAACTGCAGAGTTCCGATGGGGAGATATTTGAGGTGGACGTGGAAATCGCGAAACAATCTGTAACGATCAAGACCATGTTGGAAGGTAAGCCTCGTGtcacgtgtgtgtctgtctgtcattgTCGCAGCAGCTCTCCATGTACAGCATTGACAGTTTTCAGTCTTTTCCACAGGATTGTACCACTGTGACAGTTCCAACTGGGAATGTAGAGGTCACGGAATGatgtaaaacaatattttttttttcctcctccaaaAAAGTTGGTCTCCTTGATTTACTAATACTGTAATTACTTATTTTCCAAGGTATCAATATGTTAATTTAACTGTCTATCTAGCTGATTGTAGTGGATAGGGTGGCTgccttttggatccaaatgttccaggtttgaattccacacccagctgtagtgcccttgagcaaggtacttaaccctgtattgctctggtaaaattacccagctgtataaataagtgaatagttgtaaatagattaacattgtaagatgctttggacaaaagcattagctaagcaagtttttctttaaaatgtgaatttttttcagcagtgaCTTTGTTTTGACTAGAATTCCAATCTGCCTTCTGGTTCCAGTTGTGTATGTAACTTCAGGAGCCCGGGTATGCTTcctaaaatattttgtttaaacaCAGATTTGGGAATGGATGATGAAGGTGACGATGACCCCGTTCCTCTTCCCAACGTTAATGCAGCCATTCTGAAAAAGGTATGTATGCCTGACTGCTTTTGGCACAAACTCTCTTCTGGACTTCTGTTTGTATGCTTTTACactgattcttccagcagttgTTTTAAGAAGGAATCTCAAATGACTAATGACTGAAAGATTAACCACATTAATCAATTGTAATTTATAGCTGTACAGTTCATAACTGGTCTTTATATAATTAGCTCATCAATCAATTGTGGTGGTTCATCTTGGAAGACAAAGAACTGGAGCCAAGTGGTTCGGGTGGCTCCCTGGTGCAGAACTTGACTATAAGTTTGAAGGTGTGTCCCATGCTCGTATTCCTTGTGGTTTCCCAGGTGATCCAGTGGTGCACCCACCACAAAGATGACCCACCACCCCCAGAGGATGATGAGAACAAGGAGAAGAGAACAGATGACATCCCTGTGTGGGATCAAGAATTTCTCAAAGTGGACCAGGGAACACTCTTTGAACTCATTCTGGTGTGTTGTGCTGTTCCTTTCTCTACCTTTGGGTGTTTTTCTTAGATTCTTTCAAATCTGCTTTCATTTGGCTGATTTCTTGTCTCAGAGTTGGAATGTAATTTGTACTCGGTTTAGTTTTTCAGCTTCTCTGAGCCTTCGCTATCTCAGTTTGGCAGTATTTTGTCAGTTTGCTATTCGAGTGTCAGGAATTTCTCAAAGGGGATCAGTGTcgacaagtgtcagctaaggtCTTTTGAGACTGTTTGTTTGGTCTTTGACAAATTTGCCAAAAAGTTTGTTCTTGCTACTTGATTACTTTATTTTGTGTCAGTTTTTGTAAGGGTATGGATGAAGctattttcccttttaaattaatggaaaaacttAGTTTCAGAGAAATTTTACTGTTGCAGTAGCATGCATATTTAGTGATTGGTAAACAAATAGAGAAGTTAGTAAATACGTGTAATCATAcgtctgtataaatgggtggcacggtggcacagccagtagcgctacggtctcacagtgcctggtgtgagagaatgtgggttcaagccctgcttgggctgcgtggagtttacatgttctccccgtgtctgcgtgggtttcctctgggtgctcctgtttcctccaacaatccaaagacatgctgttcaggttcccccatagcgtgtgagtgacatagagagagtgtgttccactgatgtatgagtgagtgacccagtgtaagtagtgtatctagtagtgtaagccactgcggtgaataaggtgggggttagtaacgctacatagtatccag
It contains:
- the skp1 gene encoding S-phase kinase-associated protein 1 encodes the protein MPTIKLQSSDGEIFEVDVEIAKQSVTIKTMLEDLGMDDEGDDDPVPLPNVNAAILKKVIQWCTHHKDDPPPPEDDENKEKRTDDIPVWDQEFLKVDQGTLFELILAANYLDIKGLLDVTCKTVANMIKGKTPEEIRKTFNIKNDFTEEEEAQVRKENQWCEEK